The Geobacillus genomosp. 3 genome segment GCGCGAATGAGGAAGGCTACCATTACACGGGCGTCAATCCTGGCCGCGATTTTGCCGTCAGTGAATATGCGGATTTGCGCTTCGTCCAAGAAGGCGACCCGTCCCCGGACGGCAACGGGACGATCCGTTTTGCCCGCGGCATTGAAGTCGGGCACGTGTTCAAGCTCGGCACAAAATACAGCGAAGCCATGAACGCTGTCTATTTGGATGAAAACGGACAAACGAGGACGATGATTATGGGCTGCTATGGCATCGGCGTCTCCAGGCTGGTGGCGGCGATCGCCGAGCAGTTTGCCGATGAAAACGGGCTCGTCTGGCCGGCTTCGGTCGCGCCGTTTCATGTCCATTTGCTGACGGCGAACGCGAAAAGCGATGAACAGCGGGTGTTGGCCGAGGAATGGTACGAAAAATTGGGACAGGCCGGGTTTGACGTGTTGTATGATGACCGCCCGGAGCGGGCCGGGGTCAAGTTTGCCGACAGCGATTTGATCGGCATTCCAGTTCGCATCACCGTCGGCAAACGGGCAAGTGAAGGCATCGTCGAAGTGAAAGTGCGAAAAACGGGCGAGACGTTTGACGTGCCGGTTGGTGAACTAACCGATACGGTGCACCGCCTCTTGCAAGGGTAAACGAAACGGCGTCGGCGAAAAGAATGCATGTCTTTTTCGCCGGCGCTGTTGCTGTTTATATGGTATGATGAGGAGAGAAACGATTTCGTTGAGAGGGGAAATCATGGCTACGAAAGAACAAAAAGAGCGGTTTCTCGTTTTGCTTGAACAGCTGAAGATGACGTCGGATGAATGGATGCCGCACTTTCATGAGGCGTCCATTCGCAAAGTCGTGATTGATAAAGAAGAAAAAAGCTGGCATTTCTATTTTCAGTTCGCCAGCGTGTTGCCGATTGAGGTATACAAACCGTTTACGGACCGCTTGGCAGCGGCCTTTCGCCATATCGCCGCCGTCCGTCATACAATTTTGGTGGAGACGCCGCACGTGACGGAAACGGATGTGCAGGCGTACTGGCCGCTTTGCCTCGAACAGCTGCAAGAAGGTGTGTCGCCGCTCATCGATTGGCTGAGCCGGCAGACGCCGACGGTGAAAGGAAACAAGCTCGTTGTCACCGCCCGCCACGAGGCGGAAGCGTTAGCGGTCAAGCGGCGGTTCGCCAAAAAAATCGCTGCGATTTACGCGTCGTTTGGCTTTCCGCCGCTTCAGCTCGAAGTCGACATCCGACCGGCCGAGCAGGAAATGGAGCAGTTTTTGGCGCAAAAACAGCAAGAAGATGAAGAGCGGGCGTTGGCGGTGTTGACCGACATGGCGAAAGAGGAAGAAAAGGCGGCAGCGTCTTCTCCGTCCGGCCCGCTCGTCATCGGCTACCCGATCCGCGGCGAGGAGCCGGTGCGTCCGCTTGAGACGATCGCCGAAGAAGAGCGGCGCGTTGTCGTGCAAGGGTATGTGTTTGACGCTGAAGTGAGCGAGCTCAAAAGCGGCCGCACGCTATTGACGATGAAAATCACCGATTATACGAACTCGATTTTAGTGAAAATGTTCTCGCGCGACAAAGAAGATGCCGAGCTGATGGGCAGCGTGAAAAAAGGCATGTGGGTGAAAGTGCGCGGCAGCGTGCAAAACGATACATTCGTCCGCGATTTGGTCATCATCGCCAACGATTTGAATGAGGTAGCGGCGAACGAGCGGCGCGACACCGCGCCGGAAGGAGAGAAGCGCGTCGAACTTCATGTGCATACGCCGATGAGCCAAATGGACGCCGTCACTTCGGTGGCCAAGCTCATTGAACAAGCGAAAAAATGGGGTCATCCGGCGATCGCCGTCACCGACCATGCCGTTGTCCAATCGTTCCCGGAAGCGTACAGCGCGGCGAAAAAACACGGCATCAAAGTCATTTACGGCCTTGAGGCGAACATCGTCGACGACGGGGTGCCGATCGCCTACAACGAAACACACCGCCGGCTTGCCGACGAGACGTATGTCGTCTTTGACGTCGAAACGACCGGGCTGTCGGCTGTGTACAACACGATCATTGAACTGGCGGCCGTCAAAATCAAAGACGGCGAGATCATTGACCGGTTTATGTCGTTTGCCAATCCGGGACATCCGCTGTCCGTGACGACGATGGAATTGACCGGGATCACCGACGAGATGGTGAAAGACGCTCCGCAGCCGGACGAGGTGCTCGCCCGTTTTGTCGACTGGGTCGGCGATGCGACGCTTGTGGCCCATAACGCCAGCTTTGACATCGGGTTTTTAAACGCAGGCCTCGCCCGCATGGGGCGCGCCAAGCTCGCCAATCCCGTCATTGACACGCTTGAACTCGCCCGCTTTTTGTACCCGGATTTGAAAAACCACCGGCTGAACACGCTTTGCAAAAAGTTCGATATTGAATTGACCCAGCACCACCGCGCCATTTACGATGCTGAGGCGACCGGGCATTTGCTTATGCGCCTGTTGAAAGAAGCAGAGGATCGGGGCATTTTGCACCATGATGAGCTGAACAGCCGCACGCATAGTGATGCGTCGTACCGCCTGGCGCGCCCGTTCCATGTGACGCTGTTGGCGCAAAACGACATCGGGCTGAAAAATTTGTTCAAGCTTGTCTCGCTGTCACATATCGACTATTTTCACCGCGTGCCGCGCATCCCGCGCTCCGTGTTGGTCAAGCATCGCGAAGGGCTGCTTGTCGGCTCGGGCTGCGACAAAGGCGAGCTGTTTGACAACTTAATTCAAAAGGCGCCGGAAGAAGTCGAAGACATCGCCCGCTTTTACGATTTTCTTGAGGTGCATCCGCCCGAAGTGTACAAGCCGCTCATTGAAATGGATTACGTCAAAGATGAAGAGATGATCAAAAACATCATCCGCAGCATCGTCGACCTTGGCGAGAAATTGAACATTCCGGTCGTCGCCACCGGCAACGTGCATTACTTGCATCCGGAAGACAAAATTTACCGAAAAATTTTAATCCATTCGCAAGGCGGGGCGAATCCGCTCAACCGGCATGCGCTGCCGGATGTGTATTTCCGCACGACGAATGAAATGCTTGACTGTTTTTCGTTTTTAGGGCCGGAAAAAGCGAAAGAAATCGTCGTTGATAACACGCAAAAAATCGCGTCGTTAATCGGTGAGGTGAAGCCGATCAAAGACGAGCTGTACACGCCGCGCATCGAAGGGGCGGACGAGGAAATCCGCGAAATGAGCTACCGGCGGGCGAAAGCCATTTACGGCGACCCGCTGCCGAAACTCGTTGAGGAGCGGCTTGAAAAAGAGCTGAAAAGCATTATCGGCCACGGCTTTGCCGTCATTTACTTAATTTCGCACAAGCTCGTCAAAAAATCGCTCGATGACGGCTACCTTGTCGGGTCGCGCGGCTCGGTCGGCTCATCGTTTGTCGCGACGATGACGGAAATTACCGAGGTGAATCCGCTGCCGCCGCATTACGTTTGCCCGAACTGC includes the following:
- a CDS encoding PolC-type DNA polymerase III, with translation MATKEQKERFLVLLEQLKMTSDEWMPHFHEASIRKVVIDKEEKSWHFYFQFASVLPIEVYKPFTDRLAAAFRHIAAVRHTILVETPHVTETDVQAYWPLCLEQLQEGVSPLIDWLSRQTPTVKGNKLVVTARHEAEALAVKRRFAKKIAAIYASFGFPPLQLEVDIRPAEQEMEQFLAQKQQEDEERALAVLTDMAKEEEKAAASSPSGPLVIGYPIRGEEPVRPLETIAEEERRVVVQGYVFDAEVSELKSGRTLLTMKITDYTNSILVKMFSRDKEDAELMGSVKKGMWVKVRGSVQNDTFVRDLVIIANDLNEVAANERRDTAPEGEKRVELHVHTPMSQMDAVTSVAKLIEQAKKWGHPAIAVTDHAVVQSFPEAYSAAKKHGIKVIYGLEANIVDDGVPIAYNETHRRLADETYVVFDVETTGLSAVYNTIIELAAVKIKDGEIIDRFMSFANPGHPLSVTTMELTGITDEMVKDAPQPDEVLARFVDWVGDATLVAHNASFDIGFLNAGLARMGRAKLANPVIDTLELARFLYPDLKNHRLNTLCKKFDIELTQHHRAIYDAEATGHLLMRLLKEAEDRGILHHDELNSRTHSDASYRLARPFHVTLLAQNDIGLKNLFKLVSLSHIDYFHRVPRIPRSVLVKHREGLLVGSGCDKGELFDNLIQKAPEEVEDIARFYDFLEVHPPEVYKPLIEMDYVKDEEMIKNIIRSIVDLGEKLNIPVVATGNVHYLHPEDKIYRKILIHSQGGANPLNRHALPDVYFRTTNEMLDCFSFLGPEKAKEIVVDNTQKIASLIGEVKPIKDELYTPRIEGADEEIREMSYRRAKAIYGDPLPKLVEERLEKELKSIIGHGFAVIYLISHKLVKKSLDDGYLVGSRGSVGSSFVATMTEITEVNPLPPHYVCPNCKHSEFFNDGSVGSGFDLPDQNCPQCGTKYKKDGHDIPFETFLGFKGDKVPDIDLNFSGEYQPRAHNYTKVLFGEDNVYRAGTIGTVADKTAYGFVKGYASDHNLQLRGAEIDRLAAGCTGVKRTTGQHPGGIIVVPDYMEIYDFTPIQYPADDTSSEWRTTHFDFHSIHDNLLKLDILGHDDPTVIRMLQDLSGIDPKTIPTDDPDVMGIFSSTEPLGVTPEQIMCNVGTIGIPEFGTRFVRQMLEETKPKTFSELVQISGLSHGTDVWLGNAQELIQSGTCTLSEVIGCRDDIMVYLIYRGLEPSLAFKIMESVRKGKGLTPEFEAEMRNHNVPEWYIDSCKKIKYMFPKAHATAYVLMAVRIAYFKVHHPLLYYASYFTVRAEDFDLDAMVKGSAAIRKRIEEINAKGIQATAKEKSLLTVLEVALEMCERGFSFKNIDLYRSQATEFVIDGNSLIPPFNAIPGLGTNVAQNIVRAREEGEFLSKEDLQQRGKVSKTLLEYLESRGCLDSLPDHNQLSLF